From Oryza brachyantha chromosome 9, ObraRS2, whole genome shotgun sequence, a single genomic window includes:
- the LOC102716248 gene encoding oleoyl-acyl carrier protein thioesterase 1, chloroplastic-like: MLRCHTPPQCRLGAGSGLLRRREMVPGAVVRCRAQQVSGVEAAAAVEGAGAGGGRPSMAERLRLGSLLEDGLSYKEGFIVRCYEVGINKTATVETIANLLQEVGCNHAQSVGFSTDGFATTTTMRKLGLIWVTNRMHIEIYKYPAWGDVVEIETWCQEDGRIGTRRDWILKDLANGEVIGRATSKWVMMNQNTRRLQRVSDDVRDEVFVHCPKTPRLAFPEENNGSLKKIPILTDPAQYSRLGLVPRRADLDMNQHVNNVTYIGWVLESIPQDIIDTHELQTITLDYRRECQHDDIVDSLTYIEEGEKSSNGSAFAAPHPEEQRQFLHCLRFAGAGDEINRGRTVWRKLAR, from the exons ATGCTGCGCTGCCACACGCCGCCGCAATGCCGCCTCGGCGCGGGCTCggggctgctgcggcggcgcgagatGGTGCCCGGGGCCGTGGTGCGGTGCCGCGCGCAGCAGGTGTCCGgggtcgaggcggcggcggcggtggagggtgcgggtgcgggtGGGGGGAGGCCGAGCATGGCGGAGCGGCTGCGGCTGGGGAGCCTCCTGGAGGACGGGCTGTCCTACAAGGAGGGCTTCATCGTGCGGTGCTACGAGGTGGGCATCAACAAGACGGCCACCGTCGAGACCATCGCCAACCTCCTCCAG GAGGTGGGGTGTAACCATGCACAAAGTGTTGGGTTCTCCACTGATGGTTTTGCTACGACTACAACAATGAGAAAACTTGGTCTAATTTGGGTGACCAACCGAATGCACATTGAGATCTACAAGTATCCAGCATG GGGTGATGTTGTGGAGATCGAGACTTGGTGCCAAGAAGATGGAAGGATCGGTACTCGGCGTGATTGGATCCTTAAGGATCTGGCtaatggtgaagttattggCAGAGCTACCAG CAAATGGGTCATGATGAACCAAAATACACGCAGACTACAAAGAGTGAGCGATGATGTGAGGGATGAGGTTTTTGTACACTGTCCAAAGACTCCAAG ATTAGCGTTCCCCGAGGAAAATAACGGCAGTTTGAAAAAGATTCCAATTCTTACAGATCCTGCACAGTACTCAAGACTAGGGCTAGTG CCAAGAAGAGCTGATCTGGACATGAACCAACATGTCAATAATGTCACTTACATTGGTTGGGTACTTGAA AGCATACCCCAAGATATTATCGATACACATGAATTACAAACAATCACTCTTGACTACAGAAGAGAGTGCCAACATGATGACATAGTCGATTCGCTTACATATATCGAGGAAGGGGAGAAGAGTTCCAACGGATCCGCATTTGCTGCACCGCACCCAGAAGAGCAGCGTCAGTTCTTGCACTGCTTAAGATTTGCTGGGGCCGGGGACGAGATCAACCGTGGCCGCACCGTGTGGAGGAAGCTAGCTAGATGA